A window of the Leishmania infantum JPCM5 genome chromosome 18 genome harbors these coding sequences:
- the H1A-1 gene encoding putative P-type H+-ATPase produces the protein MSSKKYELDAAAFEDKPESHSDAEMTPQKPQRRQSVLSKAVSEHDERATGPATDLLPPSKGLTTEEAEELLKKYGRNELPEKKTPSWLIYVRGLWGPMPAALWIAIIIEFALENWPDGAILFAIQIANATIGWYETIKAGDAVAALKNSLKPTATVYRDSKWQQIDAAVLVPGDLVKLASGSAVPADCSINEGVIDVDEAALTGESLPVTMGPEHMPKMGSNVVRGEVEGTVQYTGSLTFFGKTAALLQSVESDLGNIHVILRRVMLALCAISFILCMCCFIYLLARFYETFRHALQFAVVVLVVSIPIALEIVVTTTLAVGSKHLSKHKIIVTKLSAIEMMSGVNMLCSDKTGTLTLNKMEIQEQCFTFEEGNDLKSTLVLAALAAKWREPPRDALDTMVLGAADLDECDNYQQLNFVPFDPTTKRTAATLVDRRSGEKFDVTKGAPHVILQMVYNQDEINDEVVDIIDSLAARGVRCLSVAKTDQQGRWHMAGILTFLDPPRPDTKDTIRRS, from the coding sequence ATGAGCTCCAAAAAGTACGAGCtggacgccgccgcgttcgAGGACAAGCCCGAGAGCCATTCCGATGCGGAGATGACCCCACAGAAgcctcagcgccgccagtCTGTGCTGTCGAAGGCCGTGAGCGAGCATGATGAACGCGCGACGGGGCCTGCGACAGACCTGCTACCGCCGTCGAAGGGCCTGACgacagaggaggcggaggagctgctgaagaagtATGGGCGCAACGAGCTGCCGGAGAAGAAGACGCCGAGCTGGCTGATCTATGTGCGCGGTCTGTGGGGCCCGATGCCTGCCGCGCTGTGGATTGCAATCATCATCGAGTTTGCGCTGGAGAACTGGCCCGACGGCGCCATCCTGTTCGCCATCCAGATCGCGAACGCGACGATTGGGTGGTACGAGACGATCAAGgccggcgacgccgttgctgcaCTGAAGAACTCACTGAAGCCGACCGCGACTGTGTACCGCGACTCGAAGTGGCAGCAGATCgacgcagcggtgctggtgcctGGCGACCTTGTCAAGCTTGCTTCCGGCTCCGCGGTGCCTGCGGACTGCAGCATCAACGAGGGCGTGATCGACGTGGACGAGGCTGCGCTAACGGGCGAGTCGCTGCCCGTGACGATGGGCCCGGAACACATGCCGAAGATGGGGTCGAACGTTGTGcgcggcgaggtggagggcACGGTGCAGTACACCGGCTCGCTGACGTTCTTCGGGAAaaccgctgcgctgctgcagtctGTGGAGTCGGATCTGGGCAACATCCACGTGATTCTCAGGCGTGTGATGCTTGCGCTGTGCGCGATCTCGTTCATACTGTGCATGTGCTGCTTCATCTACCTGCTGGCAAGGTTCTACGAGACGTTccgccacgcgctgcagttcgcggtggtggtgctggtcgTGTCGATCCCGATTGCCCTGGAGATTGtggtgacgacgacgctggcggTGGGGTCGAAGCACCTGTCGAAGCACAAGATCATCGTGACGAAGCTGTCGGCGATCGAGATGATGTCCGGCGTGAACATGCTGTGCTCGGACAAGACGGGGACGTTGACGCTGAACAAGATGGAGATCCAGGAGCAGTGCTTCACGTTCGAGGAGGGCAACGATCTGAAGTCgacgctggtgctggcggcgcttgCTGCGAAGTGGCGTGAGCCGCCGCGCGATGCGCTGGACACGATGGTGCTGGGCGCGGCGGACCTGGACGAGTGCGACAACTACCAGCAGCTGAACTTCGTGCCGTTCGACCCGACGACGAAGCGCACTGCGGCGACGCTTGTGgaccggcgcagcggcgagaaGTTCGACGTGACGAAGGGCGCGCCGCACGTGATCCTGCAGATGGTGTACAACCAGGACGAGATCAacgacgaggtggtggaCATCATCGACAGCCTGGCTGCGCGCGGTGTCCGCTGCCTGTCTGTGGCGAAGACGGATCAGCAGGGCCGCTGGCACATGGCCGGCATTCTGACGTTCCTGGACCCGCCGCGCCCGGACACGAAGGATACGATCCGTCGCAGC
- the H1A-2 gene encoding putative P-type H+-ATPase has product MSSKKYELDAAAFEDKPESHSDAEMTPQKPQRRQSVLSKAVSEHDERATGPATDLLPPSKGLTTEEAEELLKKYGRNELPEKKTPSWLIYVRGLWGPMPAALWIAIIIEFALENWPDGAILFAIQIANATIGWYETIKAGDAVAALKNSLKPTATVYRDSKWQQIDAAVLVPGDLVKLASGSAVPADCSINEGVIDVDEAALTGESLPVTMGPEHMPKMGSNVVRGEVEGTVQYTGSLTFFGKTAALLQSVESDLGNIHVILRRVMLALCAISFILCMCCFIYLLARFYETFRHALQFAVVVLVVSIPIALEIVVTTTLAVGSKHLSKHKIIVTKLSAIEMMSGVNMLCSDKTGTLTLNKMEIQEQCFTFEEGNDLKSTLVLAALAAKWREPPRDALDTMVLGAADLDECDNYQQLNFVPFDPTTKRTAATLVDRRSGEKFDVTKGAPHVILQMVYNQDEINDEVVDIIDSLAARGVRCLSVAKTDQQGRWHMAGILTFLDPPRPDTKDTIRRSKEYGVDVKMITGDHLLIAKEMCRMLDLDPNILTADKLPQIKDANDLPEDLGEKYGDMMLSVGGFAQVFPEHKFMIVETLRQRGYTCAMTGDGVNDAPALKRADVGIAVHGATDAARAAADMVLTEPGLSVVVEAMLVSREVFQRMLSFLTYRISATLQLVCFFFIACFSLTPKAYGSVDPNFQFFHLPVLMFMLITLLNDGCLMTIGYDHVIPSERPQKWNLPVVFVSASILAAVACGSSLMLLWIGLEGYSSQYYENSWFHRLGLAQLPQGKLVTMMYLKISISDFLTLFSSRTGGHFFFYVPPSPILFCGAIISLLVSTMAASFWHKSRPDNVLTEGLAWGQTNAEKLLPLWVWIYCIVWWFVQDVVKVLAHICMDAVDLFGCVSDASGSGPIKPYSDDMKVNGFEPVKKPAEKSTEKALNLSVSSAPHKALEGLREDTHVLNESTSPVNAFSPKVKK; this is encoded by the coding sequence ATGAGCTCCAAAAAGTACGAGCtggacgccgccgcgttcgAGGACAAGCCCGAGAGCCATTCCGATGCGGAGATGACCCCACAGAAgcctcagcgccgccagtCTGTGCTGTCGAAGGCCGTGAGCGAGCATGATGAACGCGCGACGGGGCCTGCGACAGACCTGCTACCGCCGTCGAAGGGCCTGACgacagaggaggcggaggagctgctgaagaagtATGGGCGCAACGAGCTGCCGGAGAAGAAGACGCCGAGCTGGCTGATCTATGTGCGCGGTCTGTGGGGCCCGATGCCTGCCGCGCTGTGGATTGCAATCATCATCGAGTTTGCGCTGGAGAACTGGCCCGACGGCGCCATCCTGTTCGCCATCCAGATCGCGAACGCGACGATTGGGTGGTACGAGACGATCAAGgccggcgacgccgttgctgcaCTGAAGAACTCACTGAAGCCGACCGCGACTGTGTACCGCGACTCGAAGTGGCAGCAGATCgacgcagcggtgctggtgcctGGCGACCTTGTCAAGCTTGCTTCCGGCTCCGCGGTGCCTGCGGACTGCAGCATCAACGAGGGCGTGATCGACGTGGACGAGGCTGCGCTAACGGGCGAGTCGCTGCCCGTGACGATGGGCCCGGAACACATGCCGAAGATGGGGTCGAACGTTGTGcgcggcgaggtggagggcACGGTGCAGTACACCGGCTCGCTGACGTTCTTCGGGAAaaccgctgcgctgctgcagtctGTGGAGTCGGATCTGGGCAACATCCACGTGATTCTCAGGCGTGTGATGCTTGCGCTGTGCGCGATCTCGTTCATACTGTGCATGTGCTGCTTCATCTACCTGCTGGCAAGGTTCTACGAGACGTTccgccacgcgctgcagttcgcggtggtggtgctggtcgTGTCGATCCCGATTGCCCTGGAGATTGtggtgacgacgacgctggcggTGGGGTCGAAGCACCTGTCGAAGCACAAGATCATCGTGACGAAGCTGTCGGCGATCGAGATGATGTCCGGCGTGAACATGCTGTGCTCGGACAAGACGGGGACGTTGACGCTGAACAAGATGGAGATCCAGGAGCAGTGCTTCACGTTCGAGGAGGGCAACGATCTGAAGTCgacgctggtgctggcggcgcttgCTGCGAAGTGGCGTGAGCCGCCGCGCGATGCGCTGGACACGATGGTGCTGGGCGCGGCGGACCTGGACGAGTGCGACAACTACCAGCAGCTGAACTTCGTGCCGTTCGACCCGACGACGAAGCGCACTGCGGCGACGCTTGTGgaccggcgcagcggcgagaaGTTCGACGTGACGAAGGGCGCGCCGCACGTGATCCTGCAGATGGTGTACAACCAGGACGAGATCAacgacgaggtggtggaCATCATCGACAGCCTGGCTGCGCGCGGTGTCCGCTGCCTGTCTGTGGCGAAGACGGATCAGCAGGGCCGCTGGCACATGGCCGGCATTCTGACGTTCCTGGACCCGCCGCGCCCGGACACGAAGGATACGATCCGTCGCAGCAAGGAGTACGGCGTGGACGTGAAGATGATCACTGGCGACCACTTACTGATCGCAAAGGAGATGTGCCGCATGCTGGACCTCGACCCGAACATCCTGACGGCGGACAAGCTGCCGCAGATCAAGGACGCGAACGACCTGCCGGAAGACCTCGGTGAGAAGTACGGCGACATGATGCTGTCTGTCGGCGGGTTTGCGCAGGTGTTCCCGGAGCACAAGTTCATGATTGTGgagacgctgcgccagcgcgggTACACGTGTGCGATGACGGGCGACGGCGTGAACGACGCGCCTGCGCTGAAGCGCGCCGACGTGGGCATTGCGGTGCACGGTGCGACGgacgctgcgcgcgctgcggcggacaTGGTGCTGACGGAGCCCGGTCTGagcgtggtggtggaggccaTGCTCGTCTCGCGTGAGGTGTTCCAGCGCATGCTGTCGTTCCTGACGTACCGTATCTCTGCGACGCTACAGCTTGTGTGCTTCTTCTTCATTGCGTGCTTCAGCCTGACGCCGAAAGCCTACGGCAGCGTGGATCCGAACTTCCAGTTCTTCCACCTGCCCGTGCTGATGTTCATGCTGATCACGCTGCTGAACGACGGCTGCCTGATGACGATCGGCTACGACCACGTGATCCCGTCTGAGCGGCCGCAGAAGTGGAATTTGCCGGTGGTGTTCGTGAGCGCGTCCATTCTGGCGGCGGTCGCGTGTGGGTCgtcgctgatgctgctgtgGATCGGCCTGGAGGGCTACAGCTCGCAGTACTACGAGAACTCGTGGTTCCACCGCCTtggcctcgcgcagctgccgcagggCAAGCTGGTGACGATGATGTACCTGAAGATCTCGATTTCGGACTTCCTGACGCTGTTCTCGTCACGCACGGGTGGCCACTTCTTCTTCTACGTGCCGCCAAGCCCGATCCTGTTCTGCGGCGCGATCATCTCACTACTGGTATCAACGATGGCTGCGTCGTTCTGGCACAAGTCGAGGCCGGACAATGTGCTGACGGAGGGTCTCGCGTGGGGCCAGacgaacgcggagaagctgctgccactgTGGGTGTGGATCTACTGCATTGTGTGGTGGTTCGTGCAGGATGTCGTGAAGGTCTTGGCGCACATCTGCATGGACGCCGTGGACCTGTTCGGGTGCGTGTCGGACGCTTCGGGCTCCGGGCCGATCAAGCCATACAGCGACGACATGAAGGTTAACGGGTTCGAGCCGGTAAAGAAGCCTGCTGAGAAGTCGACGGAGAAGGCTCTGAACTTGAGCGTTTCCAGTGCGCCGCACAAGGCACTGGAGGGCCTGCGGGAGGATACGCACGTGCTGAATGAGAGTACGAGCCCCGTGAACGCGTTCTCGCCGAAGGTTAAGAAGTAg
- the H1A-1 gene encoding putative P-type H+-ATPase, translating to MSSKKYELDAAAFEDKPESHSDAEMTPQKPQRRQSVLSKAVSEHDERATGPATDLLPPSKGLTTEEAEELLKKYGRNELPEKKTPSWLIYVRGLWGPMPAALWIAIIIEFALENWPDGAILFAIQIANATIGWYETIKAGDAVAALKNSLKPTATVYRDSKWQQIDAAVLVPGDLVKLASGSAVPADCSINEGVIDVDEAALTGESLPVTMGPEHMPKMGSNVVRGEVEGTVQYTGSLTFFGKTAALLQSVESDLGNIHVILRRVMLALCAISFILCMCCFIYLLARFYETFRHALQFAVVVLVVSIPIALEIVVTTTLAVGSKHLSKHKIIVTKLSAIEMMSGVNMLCSDKTGTLTLNKMEIQEQCFTFEEGNDLKSTLVLAALAAKWREPPRDALDTMVLGAADLDECDNYQQLNFVPFDPTTKRTAATLVDRRSGEKFDVTKGAPHVILQMVYNQDEINDEVVDIIDSLAARGVRCLSVAKTDQQGRWHMAGILTFLDPPRPDTKDTIRRSKEYGVDVKMITGDHLLIAKEMCRMLDLDPNILTADKLPQIKDANDLPEDLGEKYGDMMLSVGGFAQVFPEHKFMIVETLRQRGYTCAMTGDGVNDAPALKRADVGIAVHGATDAARAAADMVLTEPGLSVVVEAMLVSREVFQRMLSFLTYRISATLQLVCFFFIACFSLTPKAYGSVDPNFQFFHLPVLMFMLITLLNDGCLMTIGYDHVIPSERPQKWNLPVVFVSASILAAVACGSSLMLLWIGLEGYSSQYYENSWFHRLGLAQLPQGKLVTMMYLKISISDFLTLFSSRTGGHFFFYVPPSPILFCGAIISLLVSTMAASFWHKSRPDNVLTEGLAWGQTNAEKLLPLWVWIYCIVWWFVQDVVKVLAHICMDAVDLFGCVSDASGSGPIKPYSDDMKVNGFEPVKKPAEKSTEKALNLSVSSASHKALEGLREDTHSPIEEARPVNVYVSCDKK from the coding sequence ATGAGCTCCAAAAAGTACGAGCtggacgccgccgcgttcgAGGACAAGCCCGAGAGCCATTCCGATGCGGAGATGACCCCACAGAAgcctcagcgccgccagtCTGTGCTGTCGAAGGCCGTGAGCGAGCATGATGAACGCGCGACGGGGCCTGCGACAGACCTGCTACCGCCGTCGAAGGGCCTGACgacagaggaggcggaggagctgctgaagaagtATGGGCGCAACGAGCTGCCGGAGAAGAAGACGCCGAGCTGGCTGATCTATGTGCGCGGTCTGTGGGGCCCGATGCCTGCCGCGCTGTGGATTGCAATCATCATCGAGTTTGCGCTGGAGAACTGGCCCGACGGCGCCATCCTGTTCGCCATCCAGATCGCGAACGCGACGATTGGGTGGTACGAGACGATCAAGgccggcgacgccgttgctgcaCTGAAGAACTCACTGAAGCCGACCGCGACTGTGTACCGCGACTCGAAGTGGCAGCAGATCgacgcagcggtgctggtgcctGGCGACCTTGTCAAGCTTGCTTCCGGCTCCGCGGTGCCTGCGGACTGCAGCATCAACGAGGGCGTGATCGACGTGGACGAGGCTGCGCTAACGGGCGAGTCGCTGCCCGTGACGATGGGCCCGGAACACATGCCGAAGATGGGGTCGAACGTTGTGcgcggcgaggtggagggcACGGTGCAGTACACCGGCTCGCTGACGTTCTTCGGGAAaaccgctgcgctgctgcagtctGTGGAGTCGGATCTGGGCAACATCCACGTGATTCTCAGGCGTGTGATGCTTGCGCTGTGCGCGATCTCGTTCATACTGTGCATGTGCTGCTTCATCTACCTGCTGGCAAGGTTCTACGAGACGTTccgccacgcgctgcagttcgcggtggtggtgctggtcgTGTCGATCCCGATTGCCCTGGAGATTGtggtgacgacgacgctggcggTGGGGTCGAAGCACCTGTCGAAGCACAAGATCATCGTGACGAAGCTGTCGGCGATCGAGATGATGTCCGGCGTGAACATGCTGTGCTCGGACAAGACGGGGACGTTGACGCTGAACAAGATGGAGATCCAGGAGCAGTGCTTCACGTTCGAGGAGGGCAACGATCTGAAGTCgacgctggtgctggcggcgcttgCTGCGAAGTGGCGTGAGCCGCCGCGCGATGCGCTGGACACGATGGTGCTGGGCGCGGCGGACCTGGACGAGTGCGACAACTACCAGCAGCTGAACTTCGTGCCGTTCGACCCGACGACGAAGCGCACTGCGGCGACGCTTGTGgaccggcgcagcggcgagaaGTTCGACGTGACGAAGGGCGCGCCGCACGTGATCCTGCAGATGGTGTACAACCAGGACGAGATCAacgacgaggtggtggaCATCATCGACAGCCTGGCTGCGCGCGGTGTCCGCTGCCTGTCTGTGGCGAAGACGGATCAGCAGGGCCGCTGGCACATGGCCGGCATTCTGACGTTCCTGGACCCGCCGCGCCCGGACACGAAGGATACGATCCGTCGCAGCAAGGAGTACGGCGTGGACGTGAAGATGATCACTGGCGACCACTTACTGATCGCAAAGGAGATGTGCCGCATGCTGGACCTCGACCCGAACATCCTGACGGCGGACAAGCTGCCGCAGATCAAGGACGCGAACGACCTGCCGGAAGACCTCGGTGAGAAGTACGGCGACATGATGCTGTCTGTCGGCGGGTTTGCGCAGGTGTTCCCGGAGCACAAGTTCATGATTGTGgagacgctgcgccagcgcgggTACACGTGTGCGATGACGGGCGACGGCGTGAACGACGCGCCTGCGCTGAAGCGCGCCGACGTGGGCATTGCGGTGCACGGTGCGACGgacgctgcgcgcgctgcggcggacaTGGTGCTGACGGAGCCCGGTCTGagcgtggtggtggaggccaTGCTCGTCTCGCGTGAGGTGTTCCAGCGCATGCTGTCGTTCCTGACGTACCGTATCTCTGCGACGCTACAGCTTGTGTGCTTCTTCTTCATTGCGTGCTTCAGCCTGACGCCGAAAGCCTACGGCAGCGTGGATCCGAACTTCCAGTTCTTCCACCTGCCCGTGCTGATGTTCATGCTGATCACGCTGCTGAACGACGGCTGCCTGATGACGATCGGCTACGACCACGTGATCCCGTCTGAGCGGCCGCAGAAGTGGAATTTGCCGGTGGTGTTCGTGAGCGCGTCCATTCTGGCGGCGGTCGCGTGTGGGTCgtcgctgatgctgctgtgGATCGGCCTGGAGGGCTACAGCTCGCAGTACTACGAGAACTCGTGGTTCCACCGCCTtggcctcgcgcagctgccgcagggCAAGCTGGTGACGATGATGTACCTGAAGATCTCGATTTCGGACTTCCTGACGCTGTTCTCGTCACGCACGGGTGGCCACTTCTTCTTCTACGTGCCGCCAAGCCCGATCCTGTTCTGCGGCGCGATCATCTCACTACTGGTATCAACGATGGCTGCGTCGTTCTGGCACAAGTCGAGGCCGGACAATGTGCTGACGGAGGGTCTCGCGTGGGGCCAGacgaacgcggagaagctgctgccactgTGGGTGTGGATCTACTGCATTGTGTGGTGGTTCGTGCAGGATGTCGTGAAGGTCTTGGCGCACATCTGCATGGACGCCGTGGACCTGTTCGGGTGCGTGTCGGACGCTTCGGGCTCCGGGCCGATCAAGCCATACAGCGACGACATGAAGGTTAACGGGTTCGAGCCGGTAAAGAAGCCTGCTGAGAAGTCGACGGAGAAGGCTCTGAACTTGAGCGTTTCCAGTGCGTCGCACAAGGCACTGGAGGGCCTGCGGGAGGATACGCACTCGCCGATAGAGGAGGCCAGGCCCGTGAACGTGTACGTGTCCTGCGATAAGAAGTAg
- a CDS encoding putative chaperone protein DNAj: protein MSAAACSWSHAEWTPYEVLNVPQSAPISDIRAAFKRMALRTHPDKATVTTSARRASGGGTTSCSEFPVSFHIVKEASEMLLDPYLRAAYDATRSQALTHEVGAVSDTYSLMDDFVRGRMDGDESDGQRVHVYQRECRCGGVYEVALFPEAPAGSGEDEDVPLTYSAQTLRCECDSCSLVVEVVA, encoded by the coding sequence AtgtctgcggcggcgtgttCGTGGAGTCACGCGGAGTGGACGCCGTACGAGGTCCTCAACGTGCCGCAGTCGGCCCCTATTAGTGACATTCGTGCTGCTTTCAAGCGCATGGCGTTGCGCACGCACCCTGACAAGGCAACGGTGACGACGTCAGCTAGAagggcgagcggcggcgggacgACGTCGTGCTCAGAATTTCCTGTTTCCTTTCACATTGTGAAGGAGGCGTCGGAGATGTTGCTTGACCCGTACTTGCGCGCCGCCTACGATGCCACCCGCTCCCAGGCGTTGACGCACGAGGTTGGGGCTGTCAGTGATACCTACTCTCTGATGGACGACTTTGTTCGTGGAAGGATGGACGGTGATGAAAGCGATGggcagcgcgtgcatgtgtacCAGCGTGAGTGTCGCTGTGGCGGCGTCTATGAAGTGGCTCTGTTTCCCGAGGCACCGGCAGGGAgtggcgaggacgaggatgtGCCACTGACGTACTCGGCCCAGACGCTGAGGTGCGAGTGCGATTCTTGCTCACTTGTGGTGGAGGTAGTGGCGTAG
- a CDS encoding NADH:ubiquinone oxidoreductase 78 Kd subunit-like protein — translation MTDIAHGSRYNRDAAASTAAEQVAAGQYAENKPRAIMFVNKRPVEIIPQEENVLEVLEREGITVPKFCYHPILSVAGNCRMCMVQVDGTQNIVVACSTVALPGMSIITDSRLVRDAREGNVELILINHPNDCPICEQATNCDLQNVSMNYGTDIPRYREDKKAVEDFYFDPQTRVVLNRCIHCTRCIRFLNEHAQDFNLGQIGRGGLSEISTFLDELEVKTDNNMPVSQLCPVGKLYMGDADENNDIVRTLEAAGATA, via the coding sequence ATGACGGACATCGCACACGGTAGCAGGTACAaccgcgacgcagcggccaGCACAGCTGCCGAGCAAGTTGCGGCGGGTCAGTACGCTGAAAACAAGCCGCGCGCCATCATGTTTGTCAACAAGCGCCCGGTTGAGATCATTCCGCAGGAGGAGAACGTGCTAGAGGTTCTGGAGCGGGAGGGCATCACCGTACCAAAGTTCTGCTACCACCCCATCCTCTCCGTAGCCGGAAACTGCCGTATGTGCATGGTGCAGGTGGATGGCACTCAGAACATCGTCGTCGCCTGCTCCACTGTGGCGTTACCTGGCATGTCCATCATCACCGACAGCCGCCTCGTGCGCGACGCCCGTGAGGGCAACGTGGAGCTTATCCTGATCAACCACCCGAATGACTGCCCGATTTGCGAGCAGGCCACCAACTGCGATCTGCAGAACGTGAGCATGAACTACGGTACCGATATCCCGCGCTACCGCGAGGACAAGAAAGCCGTCGAGGACTTCTACTTTGACCCTCAGACACGCGTCGTGCTCAACCGCTGCATCCACTGCACCCGCTGCATCCGCTTCCTGAACGAGCACGCGCAGGACTTCAACCTCGGCCAGATTGGCCGCGGCGGGCTGAGCGAAATTTCCACCTTTCTAGATGAACTGGAGGTGAAGACGGACAACAATATGCCCGTGTCTCAGCTATGTCCCGTCGGGAAGCTGTACATGGGCGATGCAGACGAGAACAACGACATAGTGCGCACGCTCGAGGCTGCGGGGGCAACGGCGTGA